In Hevea brasiliensis isolate MT/VB/25A 57/8 chromosome 13, ASM3005281v1, whole genome shotgun sequence, a single genomic region encodes these proteins:
- the LOC131172182 gene encoding callose synthase 12-like codes for IARTRIKLPGPLKLGEGKPENQNHALIFTRGGAVQTIDMNQDNYFEEALKMRNLLEEYRRYYGIRKPTILGVREHIFTGSVSSLAWFMSAQEMSFVTLGQRVLANPLKVRMHYGHPDVFDRFWFLTRGGISKASRVINISEDIFAGFNCTLRGGNVTHQEYIQVGKGRDVGFNQVSMFEAKVASGNGEQVLSRDVYRLGHRLDFFRMLSFFYITVGFYFNTMMVVLTVYAFLWGRLYWALSGVEASAMASNSSNNKALGAILKKQFIIQLGLFTALPMIVENSLEHGFLQAIWDFLTMQLQLSSFFCRFSMGTKTHFFGRTILHGGAKYRATGRGLVVQHKGFAENCRLYARSHFVKAIELPKNE; via the coding sequence ATTGCAAGAACCAGGATCAAGTTGCCAGGCCCCTTGAAACTTGGGGAAGGAAAACCAGAGAATCAAAATCATGCTCTCATCTTTACTCGTGGCGGTGCAGTGCAGACTATTGATATGAACCAGGACAACTATTTCGAGGAGGCGCTCAAAATGAGAAATCTTTTGGAAGAATACAGGCGCTACTATGGAATTCGGAAGCCTACTATCTTGGGAGTCAGGGAACACATTTTTACTGGTTCTGTCTCATCGCTGGCATGGTTTATGTCAGCCCAGGAAATGAGTTTTGTCACCTTGGGACAGCGTGTTTTGGCAAACCCTTTGAAAGTTCGAATGCATTATGGCCATCCAGATGTCTTTGACAGGTTTTGGTTCTTGACTCGTGGTGGCATCAGTAAAGCTTCTAGGGTGATTAACATTAGCGAAGACATTTTTGCTGGCTTTAACTGCACTTTGCGAGGAGGCAATGTCACACACCAGGAATATATACAAGTTGGTAAGGGAAGGGATGTCGGGTTCAATCAAGTTTCCATGTTTGAAGCCAAGGTTGCCAGTGGAAATGGCGAGCAGGTTCTTAGCAGAGATGTCTATAGGTTGGGCCATAGATTGGATTTCTTCCGAATGCTATCCTTCTTTTATATTACTGTGGGATTTTATTTCAACACAATGATGGTTGTTCTGACAGTATATGCATTTTTATGGGGCCGGCTCTATTGGGCTCTTAGTGGTGTTGAAGCTTCTGCTATGGCCAGTAACAGCAGCAATAATAAAGCACTTGGTGCTATTTTGAAAAAGCAATTCATCATCCAACTTGGCCTTTTCACTGCACTTCCGATGATAGTGGAGAACTCTCTTGAGCATGGATTCCTCCAAGCTATCTGGGATTTCTTGACGATGCAACTTCAGCTCTCATCTTTTTTCTGCAGATTCTCCATGGGAACTAAAACTCACTTCTTTGGTCGAACTATCCTTCATGGAGGTGCAAAATATCGGGCGACTGGTCGTGGTCTTGTTGTGCAGCACAAGGGTTTTGCAGAGAATTGTAGACTCTACGCTCGTAGTCATTTTGTGAAGGCGATTGAGCTCCCAAAAAATGAATGA